The sequence TGCAGATGGCATTACATTCCATCTGACAAGTGCGTTTACCGATAGTTCGCGGGTGCGCCAACTAACGAACCATGCCAGTACAAGGATTTCGATAGATCGCATTTGTGGGCCCGTGAAGAAGCTGAACGACACCACCTTTCAGCTCAGCTTTAATCGGATGGGGTTCAATAATCCCAAACGTTCCAATGACATCTGGCTACTGGCTTCCAACAAGGGGGATAAAAGGTACAAGAGTATCGTACAACAGGCCGACCTCCGGTTCCCATTGGTGAATAAAGGAGGGAAAGCGCAGACAATTCGTTTTTTGCAGATACCGGATCAACAGGCAGGAGTAAAATCATTGACACTGAATGCCGTATCAGATGCTCAAATGCCTGTATCGTACTATGTGAAGGAAGGGCCGGCTTATATTGAGGGAAATCATCTGGTCTTTACCAAAATTCCTCCCCGCAGTAAAATGCCCCTGAAAGTAACGGTTGTCGCCTGGCAATATGGAACAAGCGTAGGGACTAACGTACAATCGGCTGCCCCGGTTGAACAGCATTTTTATATTACCAGATAAGAAAATGATGGAAGCGAAACGACTTTTTAATGTAAATTTGCCCCCCTTTTATCTAGCGATAAGCCGTGCAGGCTAAAGTTCCTGCTCACACAACAGGAACGGCACGCTAAACCTTGAGACAGACCGGAATGACAACGATTTCCTGCGGAATAGATTTTGGCACATCAAATACGAGTGTAGCCATCGATAATAATGGCGAAATTAGCCTCGTACCGGTTGAGCAAGGGTCGGTAACCATTCCCAGCGCTATTTTCTTCCAGAGCATCGATAACAAGCCCTTCTTCGGAAGAACGGCCGTTAATCTGTTCTTCGATCGGAAACCCGGACGTTTTATGCGAAGTCTGAAGCGGGTTCTGGGTACTTCCCTGATGAAACATGGAACCATTGTTAACGGCTCTTCCATGAATTTTGCCACCATCATCACCTCTTTTTTAAGGCATGTTAAAGCGAAAGCGGATGCCGTTGCCGGTCAGGAAATCGAACATGTGGTTATGGGACGCCCTGTTCATTTTGTTGACAATGACCCGATGGCTGATGCTCAGGCACAGGCCGAACTGAAGGCGATTGCTGAGCGAATCGGGTTTAAATACATTGATTTTCAGTTCGAACCCATTGCCGCGGCCTTTGCGCACGAAGCAAAGCTAAACGGCGAAAAACTGGCGATTGTCGCTGATCTGGGTGGAGGTACATCCGATTTTACGGTGATCAGGCTGTCGAATAAGGCGATTCACAAACCGGATCGATCATCCGATATTCTGGCTAATACGGGGATTCGGGTTGGAGGTAATGATTTTGATAAAGAGTTAAGTCTGGCGGCCATTATGCCCGAACTGGGTTACCGCAGCCGATACGGTGATAAACAGCTGGAAGTTCCGTTAAAACCATTTCATGATCTGGCCGAATGGAGTAAAGTTAATTTTCTATATACGCCCAAAGTTATCATGCAAACCCGGCAGTTTCTGCATCAGTCGCATGATAAAAAGCGGTATAGACGGCTACTAAAGGTTCTTGAAGACGAAACCGGTCATACACTTCTGGCCGCTGCCGAGGGGGCAAAAATTGCGCTGTCGTCTCAGAATGAGCACCGGGCCGCGTTTGATTTTATCGAGGACGATTTTTTCATAACGATCAAACGCGCCCTCTTTGAAGCAGCGATTCAGGATGAAGTAGAGAAGATAGCGGCCTCAGCTACCCAGTGCCTCCGGGAGGCCGGCGTCAGAAACGAAGACATTGACCTGGTTATTCTTACTGGCGGCTCTACTGAAGTTCACTCCATACAGGCCGAATTCAAGCGACTCTTTCCAAAGGCGGAAATCGCTGATGAAAACAAGCTCTCCAGCGTTGGTCTTGGTTTGGCTTACGATAGCCAGCATAAATTTGGTAAAAGCCCTAAACAGACGTTGATTGCCCCGTAGAGAAAAACGCCACTGATTCATCAGAAAAATAGTAGCTTAGCGGGAAGAAATACCATAAAAAGAGTGCCTGGAATTGACGTTTTCGCAAAATTAGTTTATCGCAGCAGGACAATGGTTAAAAAGGCGTTATTCATAGTCGCATTGATTACCGTTAATCTGATCCCGGTTTTCTCGCAAAACCGAACGCCAATATTTAGGCAGGATGTACCCCTGGATTCTATTCGCCTGAGCGACCCGTTTATTCTGGCTGATAAAAACACCGCAACGTACTACATGACCGGCACCGGGGGCATGTTGTGGAAAAGCAAAGACTTGAAAAAATGGACAGGCCCTGTCATTATAGCGAAGACCGACCCGGAATCCTGGATGGGAAAGAGCCCGATGATCTGGGCGGCAGAATTGCACCACTACAAAGATAAATACTACTATTTTGCCACCTTCACCAACCGGGAGGTGAAAATTGATACGGTTGCCGGGAATGTCATCGAACGCCGTGCCTCACATGTTTTAGTGAGCGATAAAGCCGAGGGGCCCTATGTCCCCATGAAAGACCCGGTCTACCTGCCCGCTGACAAACCTACCTTAGATGGCACATTTTGGGTGGATAAAGATGGTAAGCCTTATATGGTTTATTGTTATGAATGGCTGCAAAACCTGAATGGAACCATTGAAAAAATAGAACTGAAGCCCGATTTGAGCGGTTCGATCGGCGAGGGAAAATTGCTTTTTCGGGCAAGCGATAGCCCCTGGAGCCGCGAAAAATCGAATGATAAGATTGGCCCAAACAAAGTAACGGATGGTCCTTATTTATTCCGAACAGGAACCGGAAGGCTGGGCATGATCTGGACCAGCTGGATATACGATGTGTATACCCAAGGTGTTGCCTATTCGGAAAGTGGTACGCTGGATGGACCCTGGATGCAGGAGAAAGAGCCTATAACCCCGCCTAATTACGGTCACGGTATGCTGTTTTCTACGCTGGATGGCAAGTGGTTGATGTCACTTCATAGTCATAAATCCAGCAACGGCCGTAATGTCCGGGTTCCTCATTTATTTGAAGTAGACTTTTCGGGCGATAAGTTGGTTGTCGGTAAGCCCTATATTCCTTAAGAACGAGTATTAATTGACTCTCATGATTTTACTTACAAACCTCTAAGGTTTCAAAAATCACAGTGGTTTAAGTTGGCCGAGCACCAGGTCATCACTCCATCCCTTTCAATGGGTTTACGTCCTGACGATGGGCCATTCGTCAGCTGTCATCTTCAATATGGATTCATGTTGACCATTTCCTGATAAAGGTGATGTCCGAAATCTGGCCGTATGACTTATCTGTAAATAATAAAGTTTCTCAAAGGGGTATTGAGAAAAGCTGAATGACTATTTACAGTCAGATGAGTTGCTCAAACCATCAGCGAATCCAAGAATGGAAGCTGATTAGTGGGTAGCAACTCAATCACATATGAATTAAGCCTGGTTTTGCATCTGACGCAGGCAGAAGACTACCCTATAATGCCCAATTTGATTTCTTATTCCCTGCTTGCCGGGATTTTACTGGCCCGATCCGTTTTTGGCCAGACACCGGTGAATCTTCCATCGGAAACGCATCTTCATTCGCCGGATGGTAAGCTGGAGGTCGTGTTCGCGCAGAAGGAAACCAGCCCCGGCAAACCGAACTCGGCCCGACGGCAGCTGATGTATCGGGTCAATTTTCAGAAGAAGCCCGTTATTCTCGAATCGGGGCTGGGTATTCAGATCGACAACCATATTTTCGAGCAGGCTATGGCTCAGAAAGTGTCCAGCACGGTTGGATCGGCGGGTGCTGGCTGGTGCGACAACCTGTCCATAAAAAACGTCATCAATACGCAACGCGACACGACCTGGAAACCTGTTTATGGCGAACGCAGCCTGATTCGTGACCAGTACAATCAGATCGAAATTCTGCTTCAGAAAGATGATAACCCGAACTATCGCCTGAGCATCTTTATCCGGGCCTACAACGAAGGCATCGCCATCCGATATTTTTTCCCGGAGCACCCACAAGGGCTATACCATCGGGTAATGGCCGAAAATACAGAATTCACGCTCCCTGCCGATACAAAAGCCTGGTTTACGGGCTGGGCGCAGGGTCCGTATTCATTACGACCCCTACGCGACTGGCCGGATATGGCCGAGCGCCCATTGACGCTCCAGTTGCCCGATAAGTTGTACGTTAGTCTGGCTGAAGCGGACCTGACCGATTATGCACTGACAAAGTATAAGTTGCTGCCTGACAAACCGAATACGCTGGTGACTGCACTGTATGAAAGTGCCGATTTGATGTCGGATGTAGGAACACCCTGGCGTGTCATCATGGTAGCCGAACACCCCGGTCAACTCCTCGAAAATAATGACATTCTGCTGAATCTGAATCCGCCGACAATTCTCCGGAACACCGACTGGATAAAGCCGGGAAAGGTCATGCGCGAGGTGACACTTACCGATGAAGGGGCCAATGCCTGCATCGATTTTGCCGCGGCTCACCACCTTCAATACATTCTGTTCGACTGGAAATGGTACGGCCCGGCTTTCAGCTTTAATTCTGATGCGACAAAAGTGGTGGCCAAAATGGACCTTCAGAAAATTATTGAGTATGGGAGGCAAAAAGGAGTTGGGGTAATCCTGTACGTCAACCTGCAGGCGTTGTACAAACAGATGGACGAGATCTTTCCACTCTATAAAAAGTGGGGCATAAAAGGTGTAAAGTTTGGGTTTGTGCAGGTCGGATCACACCGCTGGACAACCTGGCTTACTGAAGCGAAACGCAAGGCAATGGAAAACGGCCTGATGGTAAATATTCACGATGAATACCGCCCGACCGGAACCAGCCGAACCTATCCGAACGTGATGACGCAGGAAGGTATTCGTGGTAATGAAGAGTTTCCGGATGCTACGCACAATACCGTTTTGCCCTTCACCCGATATCTGGCCGGAGCTGGCGATTATACAGTCTGCTATTACGATAAACGGCTGAAAAATACTCATGCTCATCAGTTAGCCATGAATGTCATTTCATATAGCCCGCTGCAATCCGTTTTCTGGTACGACAAACCCGCTCAATACGGTGGTGAACCCGAAATAGAGTTCTTCGAGAAAGTCCCGACTGTTTGGGATGAAACGAAAGTGATTCACGATGCTATTGGTGAATACGTAACGATTGCCCGGCGAAGCAATAACGACTGGTTTGTGGGCACGATCAGCAATAACGATGGTCGCAGCCTGAAATTGCCGCTCGATTTTCTACCCAAAGGCAAGACATACACCGCCCATATTTATTCGGACGACCCGACTGTTCAAACCAAAACTCAGGTGCGTGTATCGGTCAAAAAAGTAAAAGCCGGGCAATCACTGGATATGACGTTGCTCCCGAAAGGCGGTCAGGCGGTTTGGCTGACACCAGATCTCTAAAATCCATTGCGTAGGTACCCATCCTCTGAATCTCAACAAAGACAATCGATATTCATGCGATACATACCAGTTTATTGCGTTATACTGCTGATTTCAAGTCAGGCTCTGGCCCAGAAATCAAGCCTGGATGTCGGCAATCAGCTTGATTACTGTGTTTCTCAGTTAAAAAAAGCGCTGCCTCAACAGACCGATTATACAAAAGAACCCCGTCGGATACCAGCCGGACAGAAAAACTGGAATACGGTTTCGGTAACCGACTGGACGAGCGGTTTCTGGCCGGGTACGCTTTGGTACAGTTACGAATACACCAAAGATCCGACTCTCAAAGCAAAAGCAGAAGCCTTTACCGAATCGCTGGCTTTGGTGCTCGACAAACCCGTTCTCGATCATGATCTGGGTTTTCAGTTCTATTGCAGCTACGGCAACGGTTACCGCCTGACCCAAAATCAGGCCTACAAGGAAACGCTGCTCCGGGCGGCCGATTCGCTGGCTACGCTCTTTAATCCAAACGTCGGCACGATTTTGTCGTGGCCACGACCTGTGCCTAATATGGAGTGGCCGCAGCATAACACGATCATGGACAACATGATCAATCTCGAACTGTTGTTCTGGGCGTCGAAAAATGGTGGCAGCAAAAAGCTGTATGACATCGCCGTCAGTCATGCCATGACGACTATGAAAAACCATTTCCGGCCCGACTGGACCTCCTATCATGTGGTAGTATATGACCGGGAAACCGGACGGAAAATCAAAGGCGTAACGCATCAGGGCTATTCTGATGCGTCAATGTGGGCGCGGGGGCAGGCCTGGGCCATTTATGGGTTTACAATGTCGTATCGTGAATCAGGTAAAAAAGAGTTTCTCGAAACGGCTCAGAAAACGGCCGATGTGTTCATCAAAAACCTGCCCGCCGATCATATTCCGTACTGGGATTTCAACGCTATTGATATTTCGAATGCGCCCAGGGATGCCTCGGCTGCGGCAGTGGTTTCGTCGGCGCTTCTCGAACTTTCCACCTTAACGAAGGATAAATCCCTCCAAACCAAATACCGAACCGAAGCCGAGGCTATGCTAACGTCTCTGTCGTCGGCCTCTTACCAGAGTCATGAGGTAAACAACGCCTTTCTTTTGCATTCAACGGGTCATAAACCCAACAACTCCGAGGTCGATGTGTCGATCAATTATGCTGATTACTACTACATTGAAGCTTTGTTGAGACTGAAGCGATTACAGGAAGGTAAACGGCTGTAGTCGCCAATAATATTGATAGTATGTCTACCCAAAGACGAGCGGTGAGACATGTTCGTATGTAAACTTGCCGCTCGTCTTTGGGTAGTATAGAGTTTTAAAAAACGAAAAACTTAATTGGCCACCGTAGCAATAACACGTTGGTAACGGGTCAGCGAGGGCGTTCCCTGATCGCTGACTTCCAGAATCAGGTGAATCGTTTTTCCGGCTTCAGCATCCTTTGGGATGGTAATGGATGCTTTTGGCTGATCGGCGTGTTTAATCGAAATTTGGCCAGCGTAGGTGCCTGCTTCTTCGTACTGCCACCACCGGTAGTTGACCTTGTCGTTGTCTGGATCGGTTCCTGAACCGCTAAGTGTTATGAGCTGACCGGGTTTTACGGTTAAATTGCGGGCATGATTGAGCTTGACCGTAGGCGGGTGGTTGGCTTCTTTATAGGGTTTAACGCACCAGTCGGCACGGGCGGCAAAATCGTTCTGAAGCGCGGGAATCCAGCGGGTTTGGGGATAGGCCGTTTCGTTTTTCTTTGTGTACGGGTCATAATCGGTCACCTGTTTGCCATCTTCCCAGCGATAGGGATTCGTTTTTGATTGCACCATCCGCCCACCCCATCCGCCGTAGGAAATAGCTTCCATACTCCGTAGACCCACATCGATCAGGTAGAAATAAGCCGGGGAATCACCCTCCGAAATGAAATCATACTGACTCCGGTTGTATTTTTTAGCCTCTTCCATATCCCCATGTGTATGCTCCGGGTCGCCGGGGAGCTTCTGGCCGTCACCCCACAGGTAATACGAAGACAGGAGTGGGCCATGCCCTGACTTGATGTGCTCAAAAAACCATTTGCCTCCCAGATAGGGTTGTAGTTCAGAAGGAACAACCCTAGGCCATAAGTAGGCAAAGCTCCAGAACTGATCGGAGTTGTATAATACTTTGATGTGCGGCCAGTTGGGAGCGACATATTTCTGGTAGGTCGCATCCTGATCAAGTACCGCGTAAATGATGGCTTTATCGGATACCTTTTTGGCAATCGTGGGCCAGCTGGGAGTATTCCTGTATTGATCTTCGATGGATTTCAGGGCTCGGGCAACGGTGTTTGTCCCTCCCCATATTTGGAGGTAAACGGGGCTGGGATCAGTATCGAGCAGAATTTTCTTGATGAGCTCAGAGCCTTTGGTATCGCGGCTCATTTCCCCTTCAAAATCAATATTGCCAACTCGAATCAGGCTCAGCAGATGCTCGGGAGTGGGATAACCTTTTGCATGTTTGATCAGAGTCGGATACACCTTGGCATATTTGTCAATATAGTCCTCCATCCAGGTTGTTCCGGGCCAGCGGAGTTCCGTTCGTTCGCCATAGCGTTTTGCCGTATTGGGCATCTCAGACGTGAACCGGGTGCCTTTGCCATCCCCTTTGTAATGCCACTGTGAACTGCTGTACACCAATCCCACAATGTCAAACTCATTGCTGTACAGGAGCATCCGAATGAACGTATCGACATCGTCCACTTCGCCATCGGTGGTGACAATGGTACGTGGTTTGCCCGATGTTGACTGACCCACGGCAGGAGAGAGCGCTATCAGGAAACCCAGCAGCACCAATAAACCCGTTTTATGCATTTGTTTAGGTTTTGGTTAAATGGTCTATTCATTTTGAGCGTTTTCCTTAGTAAATCAGTTGCCCATGAGTCTGATCCACTTATTTACTCCGCTGATTTTCTGGATGAAGTTTCTAATTTTTTCGTTTACCGGGTGTAGTATGCTCGAAAAAAAGACTTTTGGCCATATTCTCGTGCCTATTTGTATAGTAAGGGTAATTTAATTGGATTAAACTTACTGCAAATCTATGATTTTCTTAAATAATGGAAAATAATAATAAATAAAAGAAAATAGTCTGTACTGGCCTATACAGTACCCGAATACATCGGTTTTGTGAACTGGAGTCAGAATCGGATAAAAGAAAGCCTGCATCGTGAATTTACGGATAGAACCAGATTGCTTTACTTTTGTGCTGTTGATTCCCGTTTTTCCTGTACGAATGAAAATAACCCTCCTGGTTCTGATTCTCGCCATTTCTGGAATACCGTGCAGTGTTTCACAAGCCCAGACCTTGTCATCTTATAATGTTATCTGGACCAGTCAATGCCGCAACTCATCAGAATCGATGCCTTGCGGAGGGGGCGACATTGGCCTGAATGTTTGGGTTGAGAACGGTGAACTCCTTTTTTATATGGCTCAAAGTGGTGTATTCGACGAAAATAATGCGTCACTCAAAGCAGGCCGTGTGCGGGTAAGATTGTCGCCTAACCCATTAGATGGGAAGTCGTTTCGGCAGGAATTGTCGCTTCAGGACGGGCATGTGAAAATTCACGGAACCAATGGTGCATTAAGCGCCGATTTGCGCGTTTGGGTTGATGTATTTCGGCCGGTTATCCACGTTGATATTCAGAGCAGTAAAGCAACAAAAGTTGAGGCTACATATGAAACCTGGCGAACGAAAGATCGAGTCAGTAAAGGGGAAGCGAACAAGGCAAATACCTGGAAGCATATGTTTTCTGGTGAGGTAACCACCTTTCGGGATACGATTAATTTTCAGTCAGATGCCGTGCAGTTTTACCACCAGAATCGGGCAACGACCGTGTTCGATATGACAGTAAAACAACAGGGTCTGGAAGGTCTTAAAGAGCAATTGTACAACCCGATGAAGGATCTGATTTTCGGCGGAACAATGCTCGGGCAGAACATGCACCCCGCCGGAAAAACGGCTGGAAAATACATCGATACTGATTTTGAAGGCTGGAAGCTGGCCAGTGTATCACCCGAGCGGTCGCATACAATTACGGTTTACCTGCACACCGACACGGTGAAGAGCGTAGCGGAATGGCAGAGGGGAGTGCGCCAGTTCATAGTCGATGCGACAAAGACAGAGAAGACGGCATTGCCAAAAACACTCGACTGGTGGAAGCAATTCTGGAACCGAAGCGCTATTTTTATTCAGCCCGACCGACCCGATACGGCATCGGCGACATGGCAGATTGGCCGTAATTACCAGTTGTTTCGCTACATGCTTGGTTGCAATGCACTGGGAAAATGGCCGACGAAATTCAACGGCGGGTTGTTTACCTATGACCCTGTTTTTACGAACAAAAACGATACGTTGTCGCCTGATTTCAGAAACTGGGGTGGTGGAACCCACACGGCACAAAATCAGCGGCTAGTCTATTTCCCGATGCTGAAGAGCGGTGATTTTGACCTGATGAAGCCCCAGTTCGATTTCTACCTGCGACTTCTAAAAACGGCCGAGCTGCGCACAAAGCACTACTGGGGGCACGAAGGCGCAAGTTTTACCGAACAGATTGAGAATTTCGGGTTGCCAAACCCTGCTGAATATGGGTACAAACGCCCTGCCGAATATGACCAGGGCATGGAATACAATCGCTGGCTGGAATACCTCTGGGATACATCGCTGGAATTTTGCCTGATGATGTTGGACGAAGAGCGATACACCGGGAACGATATTTCGTCCTATATCCCGTTTATTGAAAGCTGCCTGACTTTTTTCGATCAGCATTATCAGTATCTGGCGCGGAAGCGGGGAGCCAGCGCACTGGATGAAAAAAAGCAACTTGTTATCTATCCGGGTTCGGCGGCTGAGACATATAAAATGGCCTATAATCCGTCGTCAACTGTAGCGGGGCTGACAACCGTTTTGACGCGACTGCTTGACTTGCCGGACACTTATCTGAACGACCAGAAACGCAAAACCTGGACCGAGATGCTCAGGCGAATTCCGCCGATCAGTTTTCGGGAGTTCGATGGGCATGTGACTATTTCTCCCGCAAAGCTCTGGGAACGAATCAATAATACAGAGAGTCCGCAACTGTATCCGGTTTTCCCATGGGGTACGTATGGGCTTGGTAAACCCGGCCTCGATACGGCCATCAATACCTACAAATATGACCCGGATGTTGTCAAACAGATCAGCCATGTTGGCTGGCGGCAGCATAGCATTTTTGCCGCCCGGCTTGGCCTGACTGATGAAGCCGCCCGCCTGACTACGTTAAAGCTAGGAAATTCCGGTCGGCGCTTCCCGGCTTTCTGGGGACCTGGCTTCGACTGGACGCCCGACCATAACTGGGGTGGGGCAGGCATGATCGGTCTTCAGGAAATGCTGATGCAGACGGATGGCAAGGTGATCCGGCTGCTTCCGGCCTGGCCCAGAAACTGGGACGTAACGTTTAAGCTTCATGCACCTTACAAGACCACAGTAGAAGGCCGATTTGTCAACGGGAAAGTCGAAAAACTGACTGTAACACCTGCCAAACGAGCAAAGGATGTGATCTTGCCGGACTTTAAGTAAACGGAGTGGCGCAC comes from Spirosoma aureum and encodes:
- a CDS encoding Hsp70 family protein — protein: MTTISCGIDFGTSNTSVAIDNNGEISLVPVEQGSVTIPSAIFFQSIDNKPFFGRTAVNLFFDRKPGRFMRSLKRVLGTSLMKHGTIVNGSSMNFATIITSFLRHVKAKADAVAGQEIEHVVMGRPVHFVDNDPMADAQAQAELKAIAERIGFKYIDFQFEPIAAAFAHEAKLNGEKLAIVADLGGGTSDFTVIRLSNKAIHKPDRSSDILANTGIRVGGNDFDKELSLAAIMPELGYRSRYGDKQLEVPLKPFHDLAEWSKVNFLYTPKVIMQTRQFLHQSHDKKRYRRLLKVLEDETGHTLLAAAEGAKIALSSQNEHRAAFDFIEDDFFITIKRALFEAAIQDEVEKIAASATQCLREAGVRNEDIDLVILTGGSTEVHSIQAEFKRLFPKAEIADENKLSSVGLGLAYDSQHKFGKSPKQTLIAP
- a CDS encoding glycoside hydrolase family 43 protein, with protein sequence MVKKALFIVALITVNLIPVFSQNRTPIFRQDVPLDSIRLSDPFILADKNTATYYMTGTGGMLWKSKDLKKWTGPVIIAKTDPESWMGKSPMIWAAELHHYKDKYYYFATFTNREVKIDTVAGNVIERRASHVLVSDKAEGPYVPMKDPVYLPADKPTLDGTFWVDKDGKPYMVYCYEWLQNLNGTIEKIELKPDLSGSIGEGKLLFRASDSPWSREKSNDKIGPNKVTDGPYLFRTGTGRLGMIWTSWIYDVYTQGVAYSESGTLDGPWMQEKEPITPPNYGHGMLFSTLDGKWLMSLHSHKSSNGRNVRVPHLFEVDFSGDKLVVGKPYIP
- a CDS encoding glycoside hydrolase family 97 protein, producing the protein MPNLISYSLLAGILLARSVFGQTPVNLPSETHLHSPDGKLEVVFAQKETSPGKPNSARRQLMYRVNFQKKPVILESGLGIQIDNHIFEQAMAQKVSSTVGSAGAGWCDNLSIKNVINTQRDTTWKPVYGERSLIRDQYNQIEILLQKDDNPNYRLSIFIRAYNEGIAIRYFFPEHPQGLYHRVMAENTEFTLPADTKAWFTGWAQGPYSLRPLRDWPDMAERPLTLQLPDKLYVSLAEADLTDYALTKYKLLPDKPNTLVTALYESADLMSDVGTPWRVIMVAEHPGQLLENNDILLNLNPPTILRNTDWIKPGKVMREVTLTDEGANACIDFAAAHHLQYILFDWKWYGPAFSFNSDATKVVAKMDLQKIIEYGRQKGVGVILYVNLQALYKQMDEIFPLYKKWGIKGVKFGFVQVGSHRWTTWLTEAKRKAMENGLMVNIHDEYRPTGTSRTYPNVMTQEGIRGNEEFPDATHNTVLPFTRYLAGAGDYTVCYYDKRLKNTHAHQLAMNVISYSPLQSVFWYDKPAQYGGEPEIEFFEKVPTVWDETKVIHDAIGEYVTIARRSNNDWFVGTISNNDGRSLKLPLDFLPKGKTYTAHIYSDDPTVQTKTQVRVSVKKVKAGQSLDMTLLPKGGQAVWLTPDL
- a CDS encoding glycoside hydrolase family 88 protein; the protein is MRYIPVYCVILLISSQALAQKSSLDVGNQLDYCVSQLKKALPQQTDYTKEPRRIPAGQKNWNTVSVTDWTSGFWPGTLWYSYEYTKDPTLKAKAEAFTESLALVLDKPVLDHDLGFQFYCSYGNGYRLTQNQAYKETLLRAADSLATLFNPNVGTILSWPRPVPNMEWPQHNTIMDNMINLELLFWASKNGGSKKLYDIAVSHAMTTMKNHFRPDWTSYHVVVYDRETGRKIKGVTHQGYSDASMWARGQAWAIYGFTMSYRESGKKEFLETAQKTADVFIKNLPADHIPYWDFNAIDISNAPRDASAAAVVSSALLELSTLTKDKSLQTKYRTEAEAMLTSLSSASYQSHEVNNAFLLHSTGHKPNNSEVDVSINYADYYYIEALLRLKRLQEGKRL
- a CDS encoding DUF1593 domain-containing protein, which gives rise to MHKTGLLVLLGFLIALSPAVGQSTSGKPRTIVTTDGEVDDVDTFIRMLLYSNEFDIVGLVYSSSQWHYKGDGKGTRFTSEMPNTAKRYGERTELRWPGTTWMEDYIDKYAKVYPTLIKHAKGYPTPEHLLSLIRVGNIDFEGEMSRDTKGSELIKKILLDTDPSPVYLQIWGGTNTVARALKSIEDQYRNTPSWPTIAKKVSDKAIIYAVLDQDATYQKYVAPNWPHIKVLYNSDQFWSFAYLWPRVVPSELQPYLGGKWFFEHIKSGHGPLLSSYYLWGDGQKLPGDPEHTHGDMEEAKKYNRSQYDFISEGDSPAYFYLIDVGLRSMEAISYGGWGGRMVQSKTNPYRWEDGKQVTDYDPYTKKNETAYPQTRWIPALQNDFAARADWCVKPYKEANHPPTVKLNHARNLTVKPGQLITLSGSGTDPDNDKVNYRWWQYEEAGTYAGQISIKHADQPKASITIPKDAEAGKTIHLILEVSDQGTPSLTRYQRVIATVAN
- a CDS encoding DUF5703 domain-containing protein; translated protein: MKITLLVLILAISGIPCSVSQAQTLSSYNVIWTSQCRNSSESMPCGGGDIGLNVWVENGELLFYMAQSGVFDENNASLKAGRVRVRLSPNPLDGKSFRQELSLQDGHVKIHGTNGALSADLRVWVDVFRPVIHVDIQSSKATKVEATYETWRTKDRVSKGEANKANTWKHMFSGEVTTFRDTINFQSDAVQFYHQNRATTVFDMTVKQQGLEGLKEQLYNPMKDLIFGGTMLGQNMHPAGKTAGKYIDTDFEGWKLASVSPERSHTITVYLHTDTVKSVAEWQRGVRQFIVDATKTEKTALPKTLDWWKQFWNRSAIFIQPDRPDTASATWQIGRNYQLFRYMLGCNALGKWPTKFNGGLFTYDPVFTNKNDTLSPDFRNWGGGTHTAQNQRLVYFPMLKSGDFDLMKPQFDFYLRLLKTAELRTKHYWGHEGASFTEQIENFGLPNPAEYGYKRPAEYDQGMEYNRWLEYLWDTSLEFCLMMLDEERYTGNDISSYIPFIESCLTFFDQHYQYLARKRGASALDEKKQLVIYPGSAAETYKMAYNPSSTVAGLTTVLTRLLDLPDTYLNDQKRKTWTEMLRRIPPISFREFDGHVTISPAKLWERINNTESPQLYPVFPWGTYGLGKPGLDTAINTYKYDPDVVKQISHVGWRQHSIFAARLGLTDEAARLTTLKLGNSGRRFPAFWGPGFDWTPDHNWGGAGMIGLQEMLMQTDGKVIRLLPAWPRNWDVTFKLHAPYKTTVEGRFVNGKVEKLTVTPAKRAKDVILPDFK